The nucleotide sequence TGGCACCTCAAGTTTTTTACTTTactgtttttatattgggCAAATTTATAACTTTTCAATTGCTTTCATACCTAGCAATTGTAAACAAATCTGTaacaaaaaagaaataaaaaaatagccaTGTTAAATAATAGCATTAAAACcgtacatatatgtatgcgCCATTATAATAAAGTAAATGTACTTCTCTCCATATATCTATGTTCATGCAAAAATACCATGTAcatgcatatttatttattattttatctcTTACATATAACAATGATTTTGTTATGGAACATAAAATTAGTCTTGACTTTGTATTTTCGCTATTCAACACTTTGcaattttcataaaagGTGGTAAATGTCGTTGTTAAATCATAGGTATATTCGGCTAGCCTATGgaaaaataagaataacATAAATTAATAGTACATTATATGTTATGTgcattgtatatatattttttattttttcaaatcaGGGTAGAATATTTCCTTATTTTAATGATATCGTTACTTATGTGttagcatattttttaagataaaataaaaaacatcggggaattttaaaatatgtaatcCTAAGTTTATTTCGTACtgattaattaaatttaattcgTCTGAATGGAGAAAAgtgaataaaaattataatgtaaatataaaaacaaacatAAATGAGCTAATGAAACatgattaaatatataatatttgacacgtatttttcataataaaaaccTGGCACTAATTCTTCAATATTTACATCCGATTTTCTGAAAATTGAACATATTCGtgaatatgcatatattatgtaaaGTCCGGTATTtcctaaaaaataattttaataaaaattgtatgaatgaaaaatttataaatactatcactttattattattacttgttttgttttatattattgaatgaaaaaattttagTTATATACCTTTTATGCTTAGCATATTGTCATAGGAAAACTTATAATCTGTATTTCTATGTTGTTTAATATCAAAGTATTTTATGGCGCTTACGCATATATCTTGACTCAACTTGTCTATATCGATACCTAAAAGATATAAAGAAtggaaacaaaaaaaataaatatataaccaTCCGTTTACATTTATACAAATGAATGTTATCTATTATAGAATGTGTCTTgatattattcataaatatatttatataaatgaaattcTACAATAACTGTGTACttctatataatatatatgtatatatgctGATGAATAAAAGGAGAAACACCAATATTATATTGGAGtccttttattatatctcTTTATACAAATcacaatattttatttcgttgaatgtttttttttttcatttttttctttaatatgATTATTTCTAACCCtcgaaataatttttttcttcatcgCTTTTTAACTTGATTCTCTCCATTAAATCCTTCTTTGCCCTTTCAGTGCCCTCATTGATCAAATTTATTAGCTTTATATTTGTTCCACTTCTTGTTTTAAATTTCTTGTTATCTGTATTTAAAACTAAGCCAAATCCAACATGAATCAATTTTACATTATCATCAACCCATTCTGCTTGCTTGcataattcaaataatgTTTCAAAATGGGATAACTGCCCATTATCAgtaacataaataatagaGTCTACATTTAATACTTTTAACCTATAATATAATGCTGCTATATCAGTCGAGTCATAACCATATCCTCCATTtgatttttgtaaaaataacgGAACAGTATATTTTTCAGATTTATAACATAAAGCATCGCCaatatttgttaataaattcttatcttttaaaatttccAATGTGCTTGGTATCTTTGGAATATAAAAGGATTCACCATAATATTCTAATTTAATATCTaatatgttatataaattgtCAAATTCCTTTTTACTAGCTTCACATATTTTAGTCCAAATATATCTACAATCTTCATCGTGTTCTTGTAATTTTATTGCATATTcttttgattttatttcaaaatccttatcattatcataacatttttttgcttCTTGATATAAAAGGGTCAAACTTTTTAATTCTGGCATTTCCTCTTTATAATTTGGATAGTTTGTAAttacataatttataatcaTACCAAATTGTGTTCCCCAATCACCAACATGGTTAATTCTATGTGTTTTcacttttaaaaattcaaatattttgcAAATACTATCTCCTAATATGGTTGATCTTAAATGACCAACATGCATTTCTTTTGCAATATTTGGTGAAGAAAAATCAATCAATACATTTTCGTATTTCGCATTATTTCCATCATGAATTTCATCCATATCgacatttatatttattttgttatttttatataattttaataatgacTTTTCAATATAATCTTTTGATATCTTCACTGTTATAAAACCTTGGGGTGATGCATTTATATCATCGAacaaattttcatttatattctCTATTATTGATAATGATACTTTATGGGCATTTTCGAAATTTAGTTCctttccatattttttgtaaatatttatggCATTGTTACCTAATcaagaaaacaaaaaatatatattattgatgTTTTATGACGTCATATTTTACCAACTACCATAGTGTCTCCAGCTACCTATTTAATATACAAACGTTTTAATTattcttaaaatatatatattaacaaatatgGTATATAGCTATTTACGCAATGAACAcgtgaaaaaataatatgcacATCCATACAAATAAgcattaataataacataaatacattatatatgtgtaataTAATTACATTGGAAATGCCCAAATTTCATGTTAGCATATGTAACAACTGCTTCTTCGCTTATTGTTGGAAAGCATTTTTGAATTGAGCTTTGGAAAATCTGTTTAACCCTCTTAATTAAACATTccattttaattattacaaAGAAGaggaataa is from Plasmodium berghei ANKA genome assembly, chromosome: 14 and encodes:
- a CDS encoding arginine--tRNA ligase, putative produces the protein MECLIKRVKQIFQSSIQKCFPTISEEAVVTYANMKFGHFQCNNAINIYKKYGKELNFENAHKVSLSIIENINENLFDDINASPQGFITVKISKDYIEKSLLKLYKNNKININVDMDEIHDGNNAKYENVLIDFSSPNIAKEMHVGHLRSTILGDSICKIFEFLKVKTHRINHVGDWGTQFGMIINYVITNYPNYKEEMPELKSLTLLYQEAKKCYDNDKDFEIKSKEYAIKLQEHDEDCRYIWTKICEASKKEFDNLYNILDIKLEYYGESFYIPKIPSTLEILKDKNLLTNIGDALCYKSEKYTVPLFLQKSNGGYGYDSTDIAALYYRLKVLNVDSIIYVTDNGQLSHFETLFELCKQAEWVDDNVKLIHVGFGLVLNTDNKKFKTRSGTNIKLINLINEGTERAKKDLMERIKLKSDEEKNYFEGIDIDKLSQDICVSAIKYFDIKQHRNTDYKFSYDNMLSIKGNTGLYIIYAYSRICSIFRKSDVNIEELVPDELNLINQYEINLGLHILKFPDVFYFILKNMLTHKLAEYTYDLTTTFTTFYENCKVLNSENTKSRLILCSITKSLLYICLQLLGMKAIEKL